Within the Gammaproteobacteria bacterium genome, the region ACCATTAGCGCGATTATAGCCGAAATTGATAAAAAGCTAACGGATCAAATTAATCTCATTATTCATCAAGAAGAGTTTCAAAAATTAGAAGGTGCATGGCGAGGGCTTCATTATCTCGTTAACAATACCGAAACCGATGAGATGCTCAAAATTCGAGTAATGAATATCTCTAAAAAAGAGTTAGGGAAAACACTCAAAAAGTACAAAGGCACTGCCTGGGATCAAAGCCCAATCTTCAAAAAAATGTATGAAGAGGAGTATGGGCAGTTTGGTGGCGAACCTTATGGCTGTATCGTCGGTGATTATCACTTTGACCACAGTCCGCCCGATGTCGAATTATTAAATAGTATGGCGCAAGTGGCTGCTGCGGCTCATGCACCTTTTATTACTGGAGCTGCGCCGACATTAATGCAGATGGACTCCTGGCAAGAGTTAACCAACCCAAGGGATTTGACCAAAATTTTTACCACGCCTGAGTACGCTGGATGGCGCTCATTGAGAGAGTCTGATGATTCTCGCTATATTGGTTTGGCCATGCCACGGTTTTTATCACGCCTGCCTTACGGCACAAAAACAGACCCTGTGGAAGATTTTGATTTCGAAGAAGATACGGAGGGCGCAGACTCCAGTAGCTACACCTGGTCTAACGCAGCCTATGCCATGGCGGTGAATATTAATCGATCATTTAAAGAGTATGGCTGGTGTTCACGTATTCGCGGCATTGAGTCAGGAGGCGCGGTTGAGGGGCTGCCTGTCCACACCTTTCCTACGGATGATGGCGGCGTGGATATGAAATGCCCGACAGAAATTGCGATCAGTGATCGACGTGAAGCTGAGTTGGCAAAAAACGGTTTTATGCCTTTAATTCATCGTAAGAATTCTGATGTTGCGGCTTTTATTGGTGCACAGTCGTTACAGAGCACTATGGAATATGATGATCCTGATGCAACGGCGAATGCCCGATTAGCCGCTCGGCTGCCTTA harbors:
- the tssC gene encoding type VI secretion system contractile sheath large subunit is translated as MAESEKSGVQEEVTEVLEPNVFGDLLQKQFKPKSDRAKEAVENAVTTLAEYVLKDTTLVSDEAVNTISAIIAEIDKKLTDQINLIIHQEEFQKLEGAWRGLHYLVNNTETDEMLKIRVMNISKKELGKTLKKYKGTAWDQSPIFKKMYEEEYGQFGGEPYGCIVGDYHFDHSPPDVELLNSMAQVAAAAHAPFITGAAPTLMQMDSWQELTNPRDLTKIFTTPEYAGWRSLRESDDSRYIGLAMPRFLSRLPYGTKTDPVEDFDFEEDTEGADSSSYTWSNAAYAMAVNINRSFKEYGWCSRIRGIESGGAVEGLPVHTFPTDDGGVDMKCPTEIAISDRREAELAKNGFMPLIHRKNSDVAAFIGAQSLQSTMEYDDPDATANARLAARLPYLFATCRFAHYLKCIVRDKIGSFKERDDMQRWLQKWIMQYVDGDPQNSSETTKAKKPLAAAEVVVEEVEGNPGYYAAKFYLRPHYQLEGLTVSLRLVSKLPSVKS